A single window of Vigna radiata var. radiata cultivar VC1973A chromosome 4, Vradiata_ver6, whole genome shotgun sequence DNA harbors:
- the LOC106758778 gene encoding UDP-glycosyltransferase 90A1-like yields MGLTPSDGTRSHVLLFPFMSKGHTIPLLHFAQLLLRRSISVTVVTTPANHPFITEFLKGTTASVVTLSFPTVTNIPVGVESTDKLPSISLFYEFATATSAIQPQFEQLLQTLPRVNFMVTDGFLWWTLDSATMFGIPRFVYYGMNCYSSSVHIEAMREGILNGSQPDNELIALTQFPWIRICKEDFDPSFRNPNPNDDAHKFNMNSISSTRRSHGMLVNSFYELESTFVDYLKAGSSPKVWCVGPLCLAEWTPKVYPDEGLKPRWVTWLDQKLEEKRHVLYVAFGSQAEISVEQLREIALGLEESEVSFLWVMRKEEWGVPDGFEERVKGRGMVVREWVDQKEILMHGSVEGFVSHCGWNSVLESVCAGVPILAWPIMAEQHLNAKMVEEEVKVGLRVETCDGSVRGFVKREGLKKMVMEIMEGDKGRKAREKVRELAEKAKLATQEGGSSWSTLESLLNERCDSRDKD; encoded by the coding sequence ATGGGTCTAACTCCTTCCGATGGCACACGTTCCCACGTTCTTCTGTTCCCGTTCATGTCAAAAGGGCACACCATACCCCTTCTCCACTTCGCCCAACTCCTCCTCCGTCGTTCCATATCTGTCACCGTCGTCACCACCCCCGCCAACCACCCTTTCATCACGGAGTTCCTAAAGGGAACCACCGCCTCCGTGGTCACGCTGTCGTTCCCCACCGTCACAAACATCCCCGTTGGAGTTGAGAGCACGGACAAGCTTCCCTCCATTTCACTCTTCTACGAGTTCGCCACTGCCACTTCAGCGATACAACCTCAGTTCGAACAACTCCTCCAGACACTTCCACGTGTAAACTTCATGGTCACCGACGGCTTCCTCTGGTGGACTCTAGACTCGGCTACTATGTTCGGAATCCCCCGGTTTGTCTACTACGGCATGAACTGCTACAGTTCAAGCGTTCACATTGAAGCAATGAGAGAGGGGATTCTTAACGGCTCCCAACCCGACAACGAGTTAATTGCGTTGACTCAGTTTCCGTGGATCAGAATCTGCAAAGAAGACTTTGACCCTTCCTTCAGAAACCCTAACCCCAATGATGATGCACACAAGTTCAACATGAATTCCATATCATCCACACGTCGCAGTCATGGCATGTTGGTTAACAGCTTCTACGAGCTTGAGTCTACCTTTGTTGATTACTTGAAAGCGGGGTCCTCTCCTAAAGTTTGGTGCGTTGGCCCTCTGTGTTTGGCTGAATGGACGCCGAAGGTTTACCCTGATGAAGGTCTGAAGCCCAGGTGGGTGACGTGGTTGGACCAGAAGCTTGAAGAAAAGCGCCATGTTCTGTACGTGGCGTTTGGGTCGCAAGCTGAGATTTCAGTTGAGCAACTGCGAGAGATAGCATTGGGGTTGGAAGAATCGGAGGTGAGTTTCCTGTGGGTGATGAGGAAAGAGGAGTGGGGTGTTCCTGATGGGTTTGAAGAAAGAGTGAAGGGTAGAGGGATGGTGGTGAGAGAGTGGGTGGATCAGAAAGAGATTCTGATGCATGGGAGTGTGGAAGGGTTTGTGAGCCACTGTGGGTGGAACTCGGTGCTGGAGAGCGTGTGCGCTGGGGTTCCTATCTTGGCGTGGCCAATAATGGCAGAGCAGCATTTGAATGCGAAAATGGTGGAAGAGGAGGTGAAGGTAGGGCTGAGGGTGGAAACGTGTGATGGATCAGTGAGAGGGTTTGTGAAAAGGGAAGGgctgaagaagatggtgatggaGATTATGGAAGGGGACAAAGGGAGAAAAGCAAGGGAGAAAGTGAGGGAATTGGCTGAGAAGGCAAAATTGGCTACGCAAGAGGGTGGTTCGTCGTGGTCCACATTGGAGTCACTTCTGAACGAGAGATGTGATTCTCGAGATAAAGattga
- the LOC106758827 gene encoding cyclic nucleotide-gated ion channel 18: protein MKVEAQEGHLSCLREQPIQTPVICSRLSLSSFAVKPRSLTHPRNPFTRNPPWKMYSIISTPASKFRQFRRLRSRPKTTTETEEEHAFQILWRHQILDPDSDIVAYWNKVFLVTSLLALFVDPLYFFLPTVGGPACLQADPKLSIIVTIIRSFADLFYVLHMLMKFRTAFVAPNSRIFGRGELVMDSREIATRYLKSDFVIDLAATIPLPQIVIWLVIPASRNARTDHANNTLALFVLIQYVPRLFLIFHLNQRIQKTTGVIAKTPWIGAAYNLILYMLASHVTGATWYLSSIGRQFNCWKTQCQIENKSHTLSCFSSYLDCNSLNVPDRQYWLNITHVITKCDAKSKINIKYKFGMFAEAFLNDVVISSFKERYFYCLWWGLRNLSSYGQNLDTTTYLPETLFCIVLCIAGLVLFSLLIGNMETYLSSMTVRLEEWRIKKRDTEEWMRHRQLPPHLQERVRRFVQYKWLATRGVDEEAIMLSLPLDLRREIQHHLCLSLVRRVPFFSQMDDQLLDAICERLSSSLSTEGTYIFREGDPVDEMLFIIRGQLESSTTNGGRSGFFNCIKLRPGDFCGEELLTWALMPNSTLNLPSSTRTVKALSEVEAFSLQAEDLKFVASQFKRLHSKKLQHAFRYYSHQWRTWGACFIQAAWRRHQKRKATRELSLKEGLYYLSLPETEESGHLEDDETGESSGKTKKIQNLGATVLASKFAANTRKGAHKLPDPVPQLFKPDEPDFSLDHEL from the exons ATGAAAGTGGAGGCACAGGAGGGGCATTTGTCTTGTCTGAGAGAGCAACCCATCCAAACCCCGGTGATCTGCTCGCGATTGTCCTTGTCCTCGTTCGCTGTGAAGCCCCGTTCTCTGACCCACCCGCGGAATCCGTTCACCCGGAATCCGCCATGGAAGATGTATAGCATAATATCGACGCCGGCGTCTAAGTTCCGCCAGTTCAGGCGACTCCGATCCCGACCGAAGACAACAACAGAGACAGAGGAGGAGCACGCGTTTCAAATCCTATGGCGGCACCAGATACTGGACCCCGACAGCGACATCGTGGCGTATTGGAACAAGGTGTTTCTCGTGACAAGCCTCCTCGCTCTCTTCGTCGACCCTCTCTACTTCTTCCTCCCCACAGTAGGTGGCCCCGCCTGCTTGCAGGCCGACCCCAAACTCAGCATCATCGTCACCATCATCCGCTCCTTCGCTGACCTCTTCTACGTCCTCCACATGCTCATGAAATTCCGAACAGCCTTCGTGGCCCCCAACTCTAGAATCTTTGGCCGCGGTGAACTCGTCATGGACTCCCGCGAAATCGCCACGCGTTACCTCAAATCTGATTTCGTCATTGACCTCGCCGCCACCATCCCTCTCCCCCAG ATTGTGATTTGGTTGGTGATTCCAGCGAGCAGAAACGCAAGAACTGATCATGCCAACAATACTCTTGCTCTTTTTGTACTTATTCAATATGTTCCTAGGTTGTTTCtcatctttcatttgaaccagCGTATTCAGAAAACCACTGGCGTTATTGCCAAGACTCCCTGGATTGGAGCCGCATACAATCTTATTCTCTACATGCTAGCCAGCCAT GTTACAGGAGCCACTTGGTATCTATCGTCAATAGGGAGGCAATTTAACTGCTGGAAAACGCAGTGCCAAATAGAGAACAAATCACATACCCTCTCTTGCTTTTCAAGTTATCTTGATTGCAATAGTTTGAACGTCCCTGATAGGCAATACTGGCTAAACATCACCCATGTAATCACCAAATGTGACGCGAAGAGcaaaatcaacataaaatataaatttgggaTGTTCGCAGAGGCTTTCCTGAACGATGTTGTCATTTCCAGTTTCAAGGAAAGATACTTCTACTGTCTTTGGTGGGGTTTGAGAAATCTAAG TTCATACGGACAGAACTTGGACACCACCACATATCTTCCAGAGACATTATTTTGCATCGTCTTATGCATTGCTGGACTGGTTCTCTTTTCGCTTTTGATTGGAAACATGGAG ACGTACTTGTCATCAATGACAGTCAGACTTGAAGAATGGAGGATTAAGAAAAGAGATACCGAGGAGTGGATGAGGCATCGCCAGTTACCACCACATTTGCAGGAACGTGTCCGTCGTTTTGTTCAGTATAAATGGCTTGCAACAAGAGGAGTTGATGAAGAAGCCATAATGCTTTCGTTACCTTTGGATCTTCGTCGAGAAATTCAACATCACTTGTGTCTTTCTCTCGTGCGGCGT GTCCCCTTTTTCTCCCAAATGGACGATCAACTTCTTGATGCAATTTGTGAACGTCTTTCATCATCACTAAGCACTGAAGGCACCTACATATTTCGAGAGGGTGATCCGGTGGATGAAATGTTGTTTATTATCAGAGGGCAATTGGAGAGTTCCACGACCAACGGAGGAAGGTCTGGATTCTTCAACTGCATCAAACTCAGGCCTGGTGACTTTTGCGGAGAGGAATTGCTGACATGGGCCCTAATGCCAAACTCAACCCTCAACCTACCTTCTTCTACTCGAACTGTCAAAGCTCTTTCTGAAGTTGAAGCTTTTTCACTACAAGCAGAGGATCTTAAATTTGTGGCAAGTCAGTTCAAGCGCCTTCACAGCAAGAAACTTCAGCATGCGTTTAGGTATTATTCCCATCAATGGAGAACATGGGGTGCTTGCTTCATACAAGCTGCTTGGAGAAGACATCAGAAAAGAAAGGCAACAAGGGAGTTATCCCTGAAAGAGGGTCTCTACTACCTGTCTTTGCCTGAGACGGAAGAAAGTGGACATTTGGAGGATGATGAAACCGGGGAATCCTCAGGGAAAACGAAAAAGATTCAGAATCTTGGTGCAACTGTCTTGGCATCAAAGTTTGCTGCCAATACGAGGAAAGGGGCACATAAGCTACCAGATCCTGTGCCCCAGTTGTTCAAGCCAGACGAACCTGATTTTTCTCTAGACCATGAACTTTAG